Proteins from a genomic interval of Kitasatospora kifunensis:
- a CDS encoding potassium/proton antiporter, with protein MTVDHLNKLLLESSAVLLVAVAAVRISTRSGLPSLLLYLGIGVAIGQNGLGVTFNNAELTQVLGYAALVVILAEGGLKTSWREIKPVMPAATVLATVGVGVSVFVTAAGAHWLVGLDWRLSLLLGAIVSSTDAAAVFSVLRTVPLPARLSGLLEAESGFNDAPVVILVVAFATTGPFDSWYVLVGTILAELAIGTVVGLAVGKLGAYGLRQVALPSSGLYPIAVLALAALAYAGGALLHGSGFLAVYVCSVLLGNAKLPHGPAVRGFADGLAWIGQIGMFVLLGLLCTPATMGSAVLPALVIGLVLVLVARPLSVVLTLTSFRLPWQEQALLSWAGLRGAVPIVLATIPLVADVPRAQDVFNIVFILVVVFTLVQGPTLPWLAKRLRISEGAIGQDLGIESAPLEHLHGHLLSVSLAPGSLISGVEVSELRLPAGAAVTLVVREGSSFVPDRSTVLREKDELLVVTTAAAEEATERRLRAVDKGGKLAGWLAGR; from the coding sequence GTGACTGTCGACCACCTGAACAAGCTCCTGCTCGAATCCTCCGCCGTCCTGCTGGTCGCGGTGGCCGCAGTACGGATATCCACCCGCTCCGGCCTGCCCAGCCTGCTGCTCTACCTGGGCATCGGGGTGGCGATCGGCCAGAACGGACTGGGCGTCACCTTCAACAACGCGGAGCTGACGCAGGTCCTCGGCTACGCGGCGCTCGTGGTCATCCTGGCCGAGGGCGGTCTCAAGACCAGCTGGCGGGAGATCAAGCCGGTGATGCCGGCCGCCACCGTGCTGGCCACCGTCGGGGTGGGGGTCAGCGTCTTCGTCACCGCCGCCGGCGCGCACTGGCTGGTCGGCCTGGACTGGCGGCTCTCGCTGCTGCTCGGCGCGATCGTCTCCTCCACCGACGCGGCCGCGGTCTTCTCGGTGCTGCGCACCGTGCCGCTGCCCGCCCGACTGAGCGGCCTGCTGGAGGCCGAGTCCGGCTTCAACGACGCGCCGGTGGTGATCCTGGTGGTCGCCTTCGCCACCACCGGTCCCTTCGACTCCTGGTACGTCCTGGTCGGCACGATCCTCGCCGAGCTGGCGATCGGCACCGTGGTCGGCCTGGCCGTCGGCAAGCTCGGCGCGTACGGGCTGCGCCAGGTCGCGCTGCCCTCCAGCGGCCTCTACCCCATCGCGGTGCTCGCGCTGGCCGCGCTCGCCTACGCCGGCGGCGCGCTGCTGCACGGCTCCGGCTTCCTGGCCGTCTACGTCTGCTCGGTGCTGCTCGGCAACGCCAAGCTGCCGCACGGTCCGGCCGTACGCGGCTTCGCCGACGGGCTGGCCTGGATCGGGCAGATCGGCATGTTCGTGCTGCTCGGCCTGCTCTGCACACCCGCCACGATGGGCTCGGCCGTGCTTCCGGCGCTGGTGATCGGGCTGGTGCTGGTGCTCGTCGCCCGGCCGCTGTCGGTGGTGCTGACCCTCACGTCGTTCAGGCTGCCCTGGCAGGAGCAGGCGCTGCTCAGCTGGGCCGGGCTGCGCGGCGCGGTGCCGATCGTGCTGGCCACCATCCCGCTGGTGGCCGACGTGCCGCGGGCCCAGGACGTCTTCAACATCGTCTTCATCCTGGTCGTCGTCTTCACCCTGGTCCAGGGGCCCACACTTCCCTGGCTGGCCAAGCGGCTGCGGATCTCCGAGGGCGCGATCGGCCAGGACCTCGGCATCGAGTCGGCACCGCTGGAGCACCTGCACGGCCACCTGCTCTCGGTCTCGCTGGCACCCGGCTCGCTGATCTCCGGGGTCGAGGTCAGCGAGCTGCGACTGCCCGCCGGGGCCGCGGTGACCCTGGTGGTGCGCGAGGGCAGCAGCTTCGTGCCGGACCGCAGCACGGTACTGCGGGAGAAGGACGAGCTGCTGGTGGTCACCACGGCGGCGGCCGAGGAGGCGACCGAGCGGCGGCTGCGGGCGGTGGACAAGGGCGGCAAGCTGGCCGGGTGGCTGGCGGGGCGGTGA
- a CDS encoding MFS transporter translates to MAARPTVENPVVADAPAAPTRVGYGTLLRTPGAWTFLLPAFAARLPYAMLSMGISLLILGTHGSYGTAGTVVAIAAVAQALVGPQTGRLADRFGQAAVLIPSVLVHAVSVGALIALALGHAPTWTLFLAATPAGATVPQIGAMVRARWVAKLADLPPAHLNTAFAFESVTDELTFAVGPVLTAVIATTVTPAAALIVEAGLTLAGGLAFAAQRRTAPARLVPEPGVRQASALASPGVRLLAGVFLGVGSVFGGMQISVTATAEAAGQSGLSGVVYGIFAGGSMVAGVLYGLIAWRRSTQQRMLGSYTLLVLGCSTLWAMPNLLTLAVAGLVCGLAIAPTLITGYTLVETLVADGAKTEAFTWLTGAIGLGLAVGSTVAGRLIDMGGPWTGFLVPLGGAGLGLVALVTLRRLLVAPAAATRTVARGGSAVTSLVGASEH, encoded by the coding sequence GTGGCGGCCCGCCCAACGGTCGAAAACCCCGTCGTAGCCGACGCCCCCGCCGCGCCCACGCGCGTCGGGTACGGCACCCTGCTGCGCACCCCCGGTGCGTGGACGTTCCTCCTGCCCGCCTTCGCGGCGCGCCTGCCCTACGCGATGCTCAGCATGGGCATCTCGCTGCTGATCCTGGGCACCCACGGCTCCTACGGCACCGCCGGCACCGTCGTGGCCATCGCCGCCGTGGCTCAGGCCCTGGTCGGCCCGCAGACCGGCCGACTGGCCGACCGCTTCGGCCAGGCCGCGGTGCTGATCCCCAGCGTGCTGGTGCACGCGGTCTCGGTCGGCGCGCTGATCGCGCTGGCGCTGGGCCACGCACCGACCTGGACGCTCTTCCTGGCCGCCACGCCGGCCGGTGCCACCGTGCCGCAGATCGGCGCCATGGTCCGGGCCCGCTGGGTGGCCAAGCTGGCCGACCTGCCGCCGGCCCACCTGAACACCGCCTTCGCGTTCGAGTCGGTGACCGACGAGCTCACCTTCGCGGTCGGCCCGGTGCTCACCGCCGTGATCGCCACCACCGTGACCCCCGCCGCCGCGCTGATCGTCGAGGCCGGGCTCACCCTGGCCGGTGGGCTGGCCTTCGCCGCGCAGCGCCGCACCGCACCGGCCCGGCTGGTGCCGGAGCCCGGCGTGCGGCAGGCCTCCGCGCTCGCCTCGCCCGGGGTGCGACTGCTGGCCGGCGTCTTCCTGGGCGTCGGCAGCGTCTTCGGCGGCATGCAGATCTCCGTCACCGCCACCGCCGAGGCGGCCGGGCAGAGCGGGCTCAGCGGCGTCGTCTACGGGATCTTCGCCGGCGGCTCGATGGTGGCCGGCGTGCTGTACGGCCTGATCGCCTGGCGGCGCTCGACCCAGCAGCGGATGCTCGGCAGCTACACCCTGCTGGTGCTGGGCTGCTCGACGCTCTGGGCGATGCCCAACCTGCTCACGCTGGCGGTGGCCGGGCTGGTCTGCGGGCTGGCCATCGCGCCGACCCTGATCACCGGGTACACGCTGGTCGAGACGCTGGTGGCGGACGGTGCCAAGACCGAGGCGTTCACCTGGCTGACCGGCGCGATCGGGCTGGGGCTGGCGGTCGGCTCGACCGTGGCCGGACGGCTGATCGACATGGGCGGGCCGTGGACCGGGTTCCTGGTGCCGCTGGGCGGAGCCGGACTCGGACTGGTGGCGCTGGTCACGTTGCGGCGGCTGCTGGTGGCTCCGGCCGCCGCGACCCGTACCGTTGCCAGGGGCGGGAGCGCGGTGACCTCGCTCGTCGGGGCATCCGAGCACTGA
- a CDS encoding FmdB family zinc ribbon protein, translating to MPTYQYQCTECGSGLEAVQKFTDEALTVCPNCQGRLRKVFSAVGVVFKGSGFYRTDSRSSSSSSVGSSSGSASGGSTGSGAASSSSSSSSSSGASSSASSSSSSSSTSASSSSSAS from the coding sequence GTGCCCACGTACCAGTACCAGTGCACCGAGTGCGGCAGCGGCCTTGAGGCGGTGCAGAAGTTCACCGACGAGGCGCTGACCGTGTGCCCCAACTGCCAGGGGCGCCTGCGCAAGGTCTTCTCGGCGGTGGGCGTGGTGTTCAAGGGCTCCGGGTTCTACCGGACGGACAGCCGCTCCTCCTCCAGCAGCTCGGTGGGCTCTTCGTCGGGGTCCGCCTCGGGCGGGTCGACGGGCTCCGGGGCGGCCTCGTCCTCAAGCTCGAGCTCGAGCTCGTCGGGCGCTTCGTCCTCGGCGTCGTCCTCGTCCTCGTCGTCTTCGACGTCTGCTTCTTCCTCGTCCTCGGCCAGCTGA
- the mscL gene encoding large conductance mechanosensitive channel protein MscL: MKGFKEFLLRGNVIDLAIAVVIGAAFTNIVNAFVQGIINPLVGAFGAKNLNAYTSCIKGPCVVNANGQVTSGIQLMWGSVLSAVLQFIITAAVVYFFIVVPAAKFMARRKSPEEASAEADAKEVALLTEIRDALVRQA; this comes from the coding sequence GTGAAAGGCTTCAAGGAATTCCTGCTCCGTGGCAATGTCATCGACCTCGCGATCGCCGTCGTCATCGGCGCGGCGTTCACGAACATCGTCAACGCCTTCGTTCAAGGCATCATCAACCCGCTCGTCGGCGCCTTCGGCGCCAAGAACCTGAACGCCTACACCTCCTGCATCAAGGGCCCGTGTGTGGTGAACGCGAACGGCCAGGTCACCTCGGGTATCCAGCTGATGTGGGGGTCCGTCCTCAGCGCGGTCCTGCAGTTCATCATCACCGCCGCGGTGGTCTACTTCTTCATCGTCGTCCCCGCCGCAAAGTTCATGGCCCGCCGCAAGTCGCCCGAGGAGGCCTCGGCCGAGGCCGACGCCAAGGAGGTCGCCCTGCTCACCGAGATCCGCGACGCCCTGGTCCGCCAGGCCTGA
- a CDS encoding S53 family peptidase, protein MKPRIRPGIGLLAAPLPIIALAAVPAFAATPDAQSPTALRGDVVAAVSHSVRTGDVAANQRISVAVSLAQQDTAGLDTFLSQVADPSSPNYQHYLTVDQFAQRFGASPQTVAKVSAYLAAQGLQVGEVSANRLTIEASGTAAQVQKAFNTSLATYQDNKDGHSYYANTSEPSLPAEIAGVVSDVSGLNNYAKYTHFNTKSTAQATPDATPKAPAGLSPTSAKAAYNLTSTVNAGYNGKGVTVGLLEFSGFQQSDVAAYDKAFGLKVSAPTVVNAGGGTTDTSGQDEVDLDIQVVQALAPGATIKVYEAPNSDAGETAIYSKLVSDNVPVISISWGTYEAGETPSNRVAVDADLKEAAAQGQSVYAASGDSGSDDAGNGGTSVDFPAADPWVTGAGGTTLTQGSGGAWKGETAWSGSGGGVSSFFNTPSYQKKVNSGTYRSVPDVASDADPASGWAVYTGGAWAEYGGTSASAPNWAAFTAVYNSEAKAKGKPSFGFANSRIYTLAGSSSYKSAFHDVTSGSNGAYSAGAGYDKVTGWGSYNGANFLKAELG, encoded by the coding sequence GTGAAGCCCCGTATCAGGCCTGGCATCGGGCTGCTCGCCGCCCCGCTGCCGATCATCGCGCTCGCCGCCGTGCCCGCCTTCGCCGCTACGCCGGACGCACAGTCACCGACCGCGCTGCGTGGGGATGTTGTCGCAGCCGTGAGCCACTCCGTCCGGACCGGGGACGTCGCGGCCAACCAGCGGATATCCGTGGCCGTCAGCCTCGCGCAGCAGGACACGGCGGGGCTGGACACCTTCCTCAGCCAGGTGGCCGACCCGAGCTCGCCCAACTACCAGCACTACCTGACGGTTGACCAGTTCGCCCAGCGGTTCGGCGCCAGCCCGCAGACGGTGGCCAAGGTCTCGGCCTACCTGGCGGCGCAGGGGCTGCAGGTCGGCGAGGTGAGCGCCAACCGGCTCACCATCGAGGCCAGTGGCACGGCGGCCCAGGTCCAGAAGGCCTTCAACACCAGCCTGGCCACCTACCAGGACAACAAGGACGGCCACAGCTACTACGCCAACACCAGCGAGCCGTCCCTGCCCGCCGAGATCGCGGGTGTGGTGAGCGACGTCTCCGGCCTGAACAACTACGCCAAGTACACCCACTTCAACACCAAGTCGACTGCCCAGGCGACGCCGGACGCCACCCCCAAGGCACCCGCCGGGCTGAGCCCGACCAGCGCCAAGGCCGCCTACAACCTGACCTCCACGGTCAACGCCGGCTACAACGGCAAGGGCGTCACGGTCGGTCTGCTGGAGTTCTCCGGCTTCCAGCAGTCCGACGTGGCGGCCTACGACAAGGCCTTCGGCCTGAAGGTCAGTGCCCCGACCGTGGTCAACGCCGGTGGCGGCACCACCGACACCTCGGGCCAGGACGAGGTCGACCTGGACATCCAGGTCGTGCAGGCGCTGGCGCCCGGCGCGACGATCAAGGTCTACGAGGCTCCGAACAGCGATGCCGGTGAGACCGCGATCTACAGCAAGCTGGTCAGTGACAACGTTCCGGTGATCTCGATCAGCTGGGGCACCTACGAGGCCGGCGAGACCCCGAGCAACCGGGTGGCCGTTGACGCCGACCTCAAGGAGGCTGCGGCGCAGGGCCAGTCGGTCTACGCCGCCTCCGGCGACAGTGGCTCGGACGACGCCGGCAACGGCGGTACCTCGGTCGACTTCCCGGCAGCCGACCCGTGGGTCACCGGTGCCGGTGGCACCACGCTGACCCAGGGCTCCGGCGGCGCCTGGAAGGGCGAGACGGCTTGGTCCGGCAGCGGCGGCGGGGTCTCCTCCTTCTTCAACACGCCGAGCTACCAGAAGAAGGTCAACAGCGGCACCTACCGGTCGGTGCCGGATGTCGCCTCGGACGCCGACCCCGCCTCGGGCTGGGCCGTCTACACCGGTGGTGCGTGGGCCGAGTACGGCGGCACCAGTGCCTCGGCGCCGAACTGGGCGGCTTTCACGGCGGTCTACAACAGTGAGGCCAAGGCCAAGGGCAAGCCCTCCTTCGGGTTCGCGAACAGCCGGATCTACACGCTGGCCGGTTCCAGCTCCTACAAGTCCGCCTTCCATGACGTGACGAGCGGCAGCAACGGCGCCTACAGCGCGGGCGCCGGCTACGACAAGGTGACCGGTTGGGGTTCCTACAACGGGGCCAACTTCCTGAAGGCCGAACTGGGCTGA
- a CDS encoding helix-turn-helix transcriptional regulator, translating into MSADGGSADTRTADGADDLLHPPLIGRRRELRAAREALRDSGAVLLTGPAGIGLTAVATALATEAAEAGATVLRCTPTRAERSLPYVGLGDLLTCLPPSHLDPLLDGLAGPTGQALRAGLLRGVQPEAGVDRLALGLGLLELLRAIARAPAPAPAPVRASAPALAPVRVSVSAPAPAPAAVTGAGLLLLVDGLPWLDGPSAAALGFALRRAGEGVRLLATARDDGAVGAVGDTAAGGDDAGDDGGDDGGGAGRGRWWEVCQPRTVELRLPPLPPTVVAELLARDLGGPLPVDLLRDVQQVAAGNPRHALDLARAGFRLGLEGPHGVPRNLRAEVLDRLCPLGEAERRLLLLAAVATRPTLAELHAALGSDGGSEDGGEGEESRRLPPGFELLGRLAAPLRLGLLELLDAPRDTADVHGTRPAAAARAVGAAGTDAGQAGLAAGLAVGLTGEAVGSLRTAELRSGELGFREPVVRMVLLEQAAPAELAAARMALAAVVADPVERARLTALAHPTADVISLGAAAREAARDRDAPALAYELALLAVRQGPQIASPAGLPPDTGGLAAAAGNAESCLLMASQAVERPPGWAPCRPAADLAARPPATRTTAVAGTVASTVTTALTTALTAALAADRLAGGRVGHLLAAAEYGAESGHWPQARALALQVLAASEPLRPQPPPQPPQQAAWLSRAHWSSVHPTSQWSRSVDGCSVANLVLRSRARAVLLRAAGQGLVGLGEVIAAGLAELDTAGQAAPQSIAGRVAGQPLAARPVAAAPGLAPLPGRAEQPEPADPPTRGASHPDLHLHPHGVTEAASLGWARSELLRWSAERQLLAGGAPRACGAARAALAAARAVSPSAAGSAAEQQVGALWVFALALAGCGELAGARHALDEATALLRNVEPRAARRELRHRLLDAELSVDRPAHLRTALAALPAEATAGSALPGALIPSCAAYAQLGDGPSAMAAAVQLQEALAAQGEPLAGPSGVGAGAPTPTHGLALHVVALAELVGGSAERAGELARRAAAGWGVLGDRWHQVRALGALGESGLLRGKPAATAAGVEALQEAQRLSVAAGFADPPAVRRLALLAEGLVALGEHVAAAQVLGQGEELIGRWDIADAPARAALDRAAGLARAGIGNGREAVALLRAAAERQRVAGLPLEVARTLVALGSVERRLRHRPGARAALLEAREICTDHHALPLLARVERESDRVDQAIALPGADSGLLTASEQRMAGLAAEGATNREVAAALFVSVKTVEGTLSRVYRKLGVRSRAALARALAGTG; encoded by the coding sequence ATGAGTGCGGACGGCGGCAGCGCGGACACCAGGACGGCCGACGGCGCCGACGACCTCCTCCACCCGCCACTGATCGGCCGCCGCCGCGAGCTGCGCGCCGCGCGCGAGGCGCTGCGCGACAGCGGTGCGGTGCTGCTCACCGGTCCGGCCGGGATCGGACTGACCGCCGTGGCCACCGCCCTCGCCACCGAGGCGGCCGAAGCCGGCGCGACAGTGCTGCGCTGCACGCCGACCCGGGCGGAGCGTTCGCTGCCATACGTGGGCCTCGGCGACCTGCTGACCTGCCTGCCGCCCAGCCACCTCGACCCGCTGCTCGACGGCCTCGCCGGGCCCACCGGGCAGGCGTTGCGGGCGGGACTGCTGCGTGGCGTGCAGCCGGAGGCCGGGGTGGACCGGCTGGCGCTGGGACTCGGGCTGCTGGAACTGCTGCGGGCCATCGCGAGGGCCCCGGCCCCGGCTCCGGCCCCGGTTCGGGCTTCGGCCCCGGCCCTGGCCCCGGTTCGGGTTTCGGTTTCGGCTCCGGCTCCGGCTCCGGCGGCAGTGACGGGAGCCGGGCTCCTGCTCCTGGTCGACGGGCTGCCGTGGTTGGACGGACCGAGCGCGGCGGCGCTGGGCTTCGCGCTGCGGCGCGCGGGGGAGGGCGTGCGGCTGCTGGCGACGGCGCGGGACGACGGCGCGGTGGGCGCTGTGGGGGACACCGCGGCAGGCGGAGACGACGCGGGCGATGACGGGGGCGATGACGGGGGCGGCGCGGGGCGAGGGCGGTGGTGGGAGGTCTGCCAGCCGCGGACCGTCGAGCTGCGGCTGCCGCCGTTGCCACCGACCGTCGTGGCCGAGTTGCTCGCCCGCGACCTCGGCGGTCCGCTGCCGGTGGACCTGCTGCGCGATGTCCAGCAGGTGGCGGCGGGCAATCCGCGCCACGCGCTCGACCTGGCGCGAGCCGGCTTCCGGCTGGGACTGGAGGGCCCGCACGGGGTGCCGCGAAATCTGCGCGCCGAGGTCCTGGACCGGCTGTGCCCGCTGGGGGAGGCGGAGCGGCGACTCCTGCTGCTGGCAGCGGTCGCCACCCGGCCGACGCTGGCCGAACTGCACGCCGCGCTCGGGAGCGATGGCGGGAGCGAGGACGGGGGCGAGGGCGAGGAGTCGAGACGCCTACCACCGGGCTTCGAGCTGCTCGGCCGGCTGGCGGCGCCTCTGCGCTTGGGTCTGCTGGAACTGCTCGACGCACCCCGCGACACCGCCGACGTCCACGGCACGAGACCCGCTGCCGCCGCACGGGCGGTGGGGGCAGCGGGGACGGATGCCGGGCAGGCGGGGCTGGCGGCGGGGCTGGCGGTGGGGCTGACGGGAGAGGCTGTCGGGTCACTGAGAACGGCCGAACTCCGCTCCGGTGAGCTGGGCTTCCGCGAACCCGTGGTGCGGATGGTGCTGCTGGAGCAGGCCGCGCCGGCCGAGCTGGCCGCCGCCCGCATGGCGCTCGCCGCCGTGGTCGCCGACCCGGTCGAACGGGCCCGCCTGACCGCCCTGGCCCACCCGACTGCCGACGTCATCTCGCTCGGCGCTGCCGCCCGCGAGGCCGCGCGCGACCGCGACGCTCCCGCCCTGGCCTATGAACTGGCCCTGCTGGCCGTGCGGCAGGGACCGCAGATCGCTTCACCGGCAGGGCTGCCGCCGGACACTGGGGGCCTTGCTGCCGCCGCGGGGAACGCCGAATCCTGCTTGCTGATGGCCAGTCAGGCTGTTGAGCGGCCGCCGGGCTGGGCGCCTTGCCGACCGGCCGCCGACCTGGCGGCGCGGCCACCCGCCACCCGCACCACGGCCGTCGCCGGCACGGTCGCCAGCACGGTCACTACCGCGCTCACCACGGCGCTCACCGCCGCGCTCGCTGCCGATCGGCTCGCGGGCGGCCGGGTGGGCCACTTGTTGGCTGCGGCCGAGTACGGAGCTGAGAGCGGACACTGGCCACAGGCGCGCGCATTGGCCCTCCAGGTCCTGGCCGCCAGTGAACCGTTGCGTCCGCAGCCGCCCCCGCAGCCTCCTCAACAGGCTGCCTGGCTCTCCCGCGCCCACTGGTCATCGGTGCACCCAACCAGTCAATGGTCACGGTCAGTTGATGGATGCTCCGTCGCCAATCTCGTACTCCGCTCCCGCGCCCGAGCCGTCCTCCTGCGCGCGGCCGGCCAGGGCTTGGTGGGCTTGGGGGAGGTGATCGCGGCCGGCCTGGCAGAGCTGGACACGGCCGGCCAGGCCGCGCCGCAATCCATCGCCGGCCGGGTCGCCGGCCAGCCTCTCGCCGCCAGGCCCGTCGCCGCAGCGCCGGGCCTGGCGCCCTTGCCCGGACGCGCCGAGCAGCCAGAACCAGCCGACCCGCCCACCCGCGGCGCCAGCCACCCCGACCTCCACCTCCACCCCCATGGCGTGACCGAGGCAGCCTCCCTCGGCTGGGCGCGGTCGGAGCTGCTCCGCTGGTCCGCCGAGCGGCAGTTGCTCGCCGGGGGTGCTCCTCGGGCCTGCGGTGCGGCGCGGGCGGCGTTGGCGGCAGCGCGTGCCGTGTCGCCGTCGGCCGCAGGGAGTGCGGCCGAGCAACAGGTGGGTGCGCTCTGGGTGTTCGCGCTGGCGCTGGCGGGATGCGGCGAACTCGCAGGTGCCCGACACGCGCTGGACGAAGCGACCGCGTTGCTGCGGAACGTCGAACCGCGAGCCGCCCGGCGCGAGTTGCGCCACCGGCTGCTCGACGCGGAGCTCTCCGTCGACCGTCCGGCGCACCTGCGCACGGCGCTGGCCGCGCTGCCCGCCGAGGCCACCGCTGGCTCCGCGCTGCCGGGGGCACTCATCCCGAGCTGTGCGGCGTACGCGCAACTCGGTGACGGGCCGTCGGCGATGGCGGCGGCCGTTCAGCTGCAGGAGGCCCTCGCGGCGCAGGGCGAACCGCTCGCCGGGCCCTCCGGGGTGGGGGCGGGGGCGCCCACTCCCACCCACGGCCTCGCCCTCCACGTGGTCGCGCTGGCCGAGTTGGTGGGCGGCAGCGCGGAGCGAGCGGGAGAGCTGGCGCGGCGAGCGGCTGCGGGCTGGGGCGTGCTCGGTGACCGGTGGCATCAGGTGCGCGCGCTGGGGGCGCTCGGGGAGTCCGGCCTGCTGCGCGGGAAGCCCGCCGCCACGGCGGCCGGGGTCGAGGCGCTCCAGGAGGCGCAGCGGCTGAGTGTGGCGGCGGGGTTCGCGGACCCGCCTGCCGTCCGCAGGCTGGCGCTGCTCGCGGAGGGTCTGGTGGCCCTTGGCGAGCACGTCGCCGCTGCTCAGGTGCTCGGTCAGGGAGAGGAGCTGATCGGACGCTGGGACATCGCCGATGCGCCGGCCCGCGCCGCGCTGGACCGGGCCGCCGGGCTGGCGCGGGCCGGCATCGGGAACGGACGCGAGGCGGTGGCTCTGCTGCGGGCCGCAGCAGAGCGGCAGCGCGTGGCGGGGCTGCCGCTGGAGGTGGCCAGGACCCTGGTGGCGCTGGGGTCGGTGGAGCGTCGGCTGCGACACCGGCCCGGTGCCCGGGCCGCGTTGCTGGAGGCCAGGGAGATCTGCACGGACCACCACGCGCTGCCGCTGCTGGCGCGGGTGGAACGGGAGTCGGACCGGGTGGACCAGGCGATCGCCCTGCCTGGAGCGGACAGTGGGTTGCTGACGGCCAGTGAGCAGCGGATGGCCGGCCTGGCCGCGGAGGGGGCGACCAATCGCGAGGTGGCCGCCGCGCTCTTCGTGAGCGTGAAGACGGTGGAGGGCACGCTCTCCCGGGTCTACCGCAAGCTGGGCGTCCGCTCCCGGGCCGCACTGGCCCGCGCCCTCGCCGGGACCGGCTGA
- a CDS encoding sigma-70 family RNA polymerase sigma factor, translated as MATRAVVRDRADRTRTARPTNLEADRDLVGMYLDEIARTPLLDAAEEVELSLRIEAGVYAQHLLDAADDNGAALPEGTTREELEAIAADAERAKDVFIRSNLRLVVAVARRYPRSGLPLLDLIQEGNAGLVRAVEKFDYAKGFKFSTYATWWIRQAITRSIADQSRTIRLPVHLVEELGRIRRVQREKSKELGREAEPAEIAAELDTTEARIKDVLDWARDPVSLNMAVDDEGETQFGDLVEDTGAVSPEDAVLVMLRREELDDLIGRLDDRTASIIRSRYGMEDGRERTLTEVGKQHGLTRERIRQIEKHALAELKKIAGHAGFEAA; from the coding sequence ATGGCCACCCGTGCCGTCGTTCGCGACAGGGCCGACCGGACTCGTACGGCCCGCCCGACCAACCTCGAGGCCGACCGTGACCTGGTCGGCATGTACCTGGACGAGATCGCCAGGACCCCACTCCTTGATGCTGCCGAGGAGGTCGAGCTGTCGCTGCGCATCGAAGCCGGCGTCTACGCCCAGCACCTGCTGGACGCGGCCGACGACAACGGAGCCGCGCTGCCCGAGGGCACCACCCGCGAAGAGCTCGAGGCGATAGCCGCCGACGCCGAGCGGGCGAAGGACGTCTTCATCCGCTCCAACCTGCGGCTGGTGGTCGCCGTCGCCCGGCGTTACCCCCGCAGTGGGCTGCCGCTGCTCGACCTGATCCAGGAGGGCAACGCCGGTCTGGTCCGTGCGGTGGAGAAGTTCGACTACGCCAAGGGCTTCAAGTTCTCCACCTACGCGACGTGGTGGATCCGCCAGGCGATCACCCGCTCGATCGCCGATCAGTCCCGCACCATCCGGCTCCCCGTCCACCTGGTCGAGGAGCTGGGCCGTATCCGGCGGGTCCAGCGCGAGAAGTCCAAGGAGTTGGGCCGCGAGGCGGAGCCGGCCGAGATCGCGGCCGAGTTGGACACCACCGAGGCCCGGATCAAGGACGTGCTCGACTGGGCGCGCGACCCGGTCAGCCTCAACATGGCGGTGGATGACGAGGGCGAGACCCAGTTCGGCGACCTGGTCGAGGACACCGGCGCGGTCTCCCCGGAGGACGCGGTGCTGGTCATGCTCCGCCGCGAGGAGTTGGACGACCTGATCGGTCGGTTGGACGACCGCACCGCCTCGATCATCCGCTCCCGCTACGGCATGGAGGACGGCCGGGAGCGCACTTTGACGGAGGTCGGCAAGCAGCACGGACTGACGCGTGAGCGGATCCGCCAGATCGAGAAGCACGCTCTGGCGGAGCTGAAGAAGATCGCCGGACACGCGGGGTTCGAAGCCGCCTGA